The sequence ACCTGCAACTTATTATAAAACAGAAAAAGGAATAGGGTGTGTAGGATTTATTACTCCTATATCACATAATTTTTGTGAAAAATGTAATAGGGTAAGAGTAACACCAGAGGGATTTTTAAAACTTTGTTTACATTGGAATGATGGTTTAAATTTAAAAGAGTTACTTAGAGCAGGGGTATCTGATGAAGTAATAAAAGAAAAAATACAATTAACTATAGATAGTAAACCAGATAGACATAAAATGGAAAAAAAAGATGATGAAAATTTTGATAAAAGATATATGAATGAAATTGGAGGATAAGATGGCAAAAATAGTAGCAATATGTATCAGTGAAAAGAAAGGAACTCAAAAGGTTAATGTACATGAGGGAGTTCTAATTGAAAATTTTGGTTTAGAAGGAGATGCTCATGCTGGAAACTGGCATAGACAAGTGAGTCTACTTTCTAAAGAAAAAGTTACAGATTTCGTTACAAAAGGTGGCAATGTAATAGATGGAGATTTTGGAGAAAATCTTATAGTAGAGGGAATGGATTGTGCAAAGCTTCCTGTTGGAACTAGATTAAAAATTAATGATGATATTATATTAGAGGTAACTCAAATTGGTAAAGAGTGTCATTCACATTGTGCAATTTACCATGCTGTAGGAGATTGTATTATGCCTAGAGAGGGAATATTTACCATTGTAATAAAAGGTGGAAAAGTAAAAGAGGGAGATACTATTGAGATAATTTAATTATTATCTCTTTTCTTTTTTTATAATATATGATATAATCATCAAAGTGATTAAAAAGTAAAATATTTTAAATAATAAAAAAAATATATTAAACTAAAAGAATTGAACACAGTAATTCTGAGTAATGGAGGTATGAGATTGAAAAAAGACATAAGTATTAAAAATGTTACTAAAAGCTATGATGGAGTTCAAGTATTGAAAAACATCAACTTGGATATAAAAGATGGAGAGATTTTTTCTATTTTGGGACCTTCGGGGTGTGGTAAAACCACCTTGCTTAGAATGATAGCAGGATTTACAGAGCCAGATGGAGGAGCTATCTACTTAGGAGATGAGGATATTACAAAACTTCCACCTAATAAGAGAAATGTAAATACAATATTTCAAAAATATGCACTGTTTCCACATCTAACTGTATATGAAAATGTAGCTTTTCCTTTGAGATTAAAGAAAATAGATAATGCCACTATAGATAGTGAAGTTAAAAAGTTTGTAAAATTAGTGGGACTTTCTGAACATATTAATAAGATGCCTAATCAACTTTCTGGAGGACAACAACAAAGGGTATCTATAGCTAGAGCTTTGATTAATAAACCAGGACTTCTACTATTAGATGAGCCTCTTTCAGCACTAGATGCCAAGTTAAGACAAAATCTATTGATTGAATTGGACTTGATACATGAAGAAGTAGGAATTACATTTATATTTATAACACATGACCAGCAAGAAGCTCTATCAATATCAGATAGAATAGCTGTAATGAATAAAGGAGAGATTTTACAAGTAGGAACTCCAGCAGAGGTATATGAATCTCCAGCTGACTCTTTTGTTGCTGACTTTATAGGAGAGAATAACTTCTTTGAAGGAACAGTTACAGAGATTATGGATAAAGAGTTTGCAAAACTTTATAATGAAAAATTAGGAAGTCTAGTTTTTGAAATGGACAAACCTGTAAAAATTGGAGATAAAGTTAGGGTATCTATTAGACCAGAGAAGATTAAATTATCTAAAACTATGCCTAAGGCTGTAAATGAGAATGAAAAAATAAATGTTTTAAAAGTATATGTAAATGAATTAATTTATTCTGGATTCCAAAGTAAATACTTTGTTTTCTTAAATAATGATAAAGAGTTAACTTTTAAGGTATTTAAACAACATGCTGTGTATTTTGATGATAATGATGAGGGAGCTATCTGGTGGGACGAAGAAGCATATATAGCTTGGGATGCTGATGATGGTTTCTTAGTAGAGGTGATATCTGGTGAAGAAAAGTAAACTTGGTACATACTACACTCTTCCAATAGCACTTTGGTTGATAGTTTTCTTTGCTATTCCAATGGCTATTGTGTTAGCATACGCCTTTTTAAAAAAGGGAACTTATGGTGGAGTAGAGATGGAGCTTTCACTAGCTAGTTTCTACATATTTACAGACAAAGTTTTTTTGACAACCCTATTTAAAACAGTTTATATATCTATTATGGTAACTATATTTACAGTACTATTATCAATACCTACTGCTTATTATATGGCTAGGTCTAAATATAAAAAAGAATTATTATTTTTAGTAATTATTCCTTTTTGGACAAATTTTTTAATTAGAATCTATGCTTGGATAGCTGTATTGGGAAATAATGGATTTTTAAATAATATATTATTGAAATTAGGAATAATAGATACTCCATTACAACTATTGTACAATACAGGAGCTGTTATACTTATCTCTGTATATACTAGTTTACCATTTGCTATACTTCCTCTATATGCTGTAATAGAGAAGTTTGATTTCTCTCTTATAGAGGCAGCTAGAGATCTAGGGGCTACTAATAGAGAAGCTTTTTTCAAAATTTTTATTCCTAATATAAAGCCAGGAATTATAACTGCTGTACTATTTACATTTATTCCAGCTCTAGGTTCATATGCTGTACCGAAGTTAGTAGGAGGAACACAGGCTACAATGCTAGGAAATATAATTGCTCAACATCTTACAGTTACTAGAAACTGGCCTCTAGCTTCTACAATCTCAGCAGCTCTTATAATAGTGACTTCAATAGCTATACTATTATTTATGAAGCTTAGCAATAAAGAAACAAAACTAGAGGTGGTGGCTGAAGATGAATAAGAGAAGAACTTCATTATTCTTTTTTATACTTTCAATGTTATTTTTCTATATTCCCTTAGTTATATTGATAGTATATTCATTTAATGATGGAAAATCTATGGTATGGAAAGGATTTTCATTAAAATGGTATAGAGAGTTATTTATGTATTCAGATAATATTTGGAAAGCTTTTAGATATAGTGTAGGGATAGCTATTGTATCTGGGCTTACTTCTACAATTATTGGAACTCTTGGAGCTATTGGACTTCAATGGTATGACTTTAAAGGAAAAAAATATTTACAAACACTTACTTATGTTCCTTTAGTTATTCCAGAGATAATTTTAGGGGTTTCTCTTCTTATTTTATTTGCTACAATAAAGTTTGAATTAGGACTTACTACTATATTTATAGCTCATACGACATTTAATATTCCTTTTGTACTATTTATAATACTATCTAGATTAGAGGAGTTCGATTATTCTATAGTAGAGGCTGCTTATGACCTTGGGGCAACAGAGTGGCAAGCACTTACAAAGGTAATTATTCCTGCTATACTTCCGGGGATAATATCCGGATTTTTAATAGCTGTAACTCTATCTTTTGATGATTTTGTTACTACATTCTTTGTGGCAGGACCAGGTTCATCAACACTTCCACTTAGAATCTATTCTATGATAAGATTAGGAGTTTCTCCTGTTATCAATGCACTATCAGTTTTACTAATTGGTATATCTATAATTTTAACTCTATCTACTAAGAGTTTACAAAAATATTTAATTAAATAACTCTTGGAAAATAACAAAAAGTATAGTATAATCTACTTAGAAATTGACTTTTGGAGGATTTAAGCAATGAAGAGAATATTAAAATTTTTATTGACATTTATACTTATCTTTACAGCTTATTCTTGTACTAGTTTAAAAGATATTGCTAGAAAACAAGAAGCTGCTAAATATAATGACATTAGAGCAACTTTTATTACAACTCAAGGAGATATTACTTTTTATCTTTATCCAGAAGCTGCTCCTATAACAGTAGCAAACTTTATAAACCTTGCTCAAAAAGGTTATTATAATAATACTAAAATACATAGAGCTGTTGAAAATTTTGTAGTTCAAGGTGGAGACCCTACTGGTACTGGTACTGGTGGTCCTGGATACTCTATTCCAGATGAGTATGTAGATTGGTTGGACTTCTTCCAACAAGGTATGTTGGCTATGGCTAATGCTGGTCCTGATACTGGTGGTTCTCAATACTTTATGACTTTGTATCCTGCTGAATGGCTAAATGGTAAACATACAATATTTGGTGAATATGTAAGTGATATAGACTTTGAAAGAATAAAAAAATTAGAAGTTGGAGATGTTATAAAAGAAATTAAATTTACTGGTGATATAGATTTTTTCTTATCATTACATAAAGATCAAATAGATGAATGGAATCAAATTTTAAACACTACTTACCCTGGATTAAAAAATTATCCTGTAAAACCAATAGAGGAATATCAAGGTGAAGCTCTTGCTTATAAAGAAGAGTTAACTAGAATATATACTAGACAAGAAGAAAAAAAAGAAGAAAGAGAATGGCCTATCCCTAGATTTATCAGAGCAGTTGAAAGAAAAATTAAAGGAGAGGACTCTACATCTTCTTATGAATTTTAATTATTAAATACCATAAAGTTTAAGAGTAATTTTATTTAAAATAAAGGGTTATTCTTGAGCTTTATGTATTCTATAAAATAAAAAAGGAACCTAAAATGGGAATAAGATATAATAAAATTAAAAATAAACATCCTAGAGAAATAGTTTTACTAAAAAGCTTCCCATGTAAATATAGAAAATGCAATTTTTGTAATTACATTGAAGATAACTCTTTAGATGAAAATGAAATAGATAGAGTCAACCTCAAAACACTAAAAAAAATAACTGGAGAATTTGGTGTTTTAGAAGTAATTAATTCTGGTTCTGTATTTGAACTAACATCGAAAACTCTAACTGAAATAAGAAAAATAGTAGTAGAAAAAAAAATTAAAGTTTTATATTTTGAAATCTACTATGGATATATAAAAAGGCTCAATGAAATAAGAGAATATTTTAAAGAAACAGAAGTTAGATTTAGAATGGGATTAGAAACTTTCAATAATGAATATAGAATAAAAAAATATAATAAAAATTTTTCTTTAAACGAAAAACAACTTTCAGAAATTGCAAAAGAAATTTATTCTGTATGTCTATTAATTTGTACTCAAGGGCAAACTGAAGAAATGATAAAAACAGATATTGAATTAGGTTTAAAATATTTTAAATCTATAACAATCAACATTTTTGTAGATAATGGAACAATTATTAAAAGGGATACTCAACTAGTTAAATGGTTTATTAAAAATTATTCTTTTTTAACTACTAATGATAGAGTTGAACTCTTAATTGATAATAAAGATTTAGGTGTATTTGAACAATAATTGAATTTTTAATTTAAATGTGTTATAATAATTGAAAAGCTCTAGTAGCTCACTAGGCAGAGCACTTGCATGGTAAGCAAGAGGTAGGTGGTTCAAATCCACTCTAGAGCACCAGTTTTTAAAATTTTTATAGATAACTAGATATATTTTATAAAATGAAGGGGCTGTTGCAAATTTAAATAGCCAAAACTTTGAAATTAACTGAAGAGCTTTTTTTCTATTTAATTTTTTTCTTTTTATATTAAAAAAGGTATATAGTATTAAAAATTTTTTCAAATTTCTAATACTATATACCTATATTAACCTAACTAAATAATAACATGTCTTTTACTTTAATTCAACCTAAAATTTTTAATCTTTTACAATATCAAAATTTTTGATGATGACCCTTCATGAAAACTTAATACCATTTTCTAGGATATAGATTTCATCAAACTTTTGTAAGTATTTTCTTACAAAACTTGTTAGAATATTTGCTATCATTCTTTATGCTTATTCTAGAACTATTTATTCTACTCACGATATTGAAATACTTGTCTGGAAAATATTAAGTTTAGATTTCTTAATCTTCTTGATCATTCTACTATTCCTAGATTTTTAAACAAAATTGGACATTTATTCCCTGATTTATTTGAACAATTTATGAAAAAATTTTTTAACTAGAAGATATCTCTACATGAAAATGAACAATTAAAACCAGGATATAATCTGCAAATTAAAGTTATAATTGAATATATTTGTGCTTATGATATTTTTCAAATCCTTCAAATTCAAAAACTCTAATTCTTTTTTTTGGAAAAATCAAATTACTAGATTTAAATACTAAAAATGTAGTAGCTGATTATGAATATTTAGAAAAGTAGGGATATAATTCAATATAAAACCGATATATTTCGAAAAATTAAAAACTAAAAAATTAAATAAAGTTAAAAATTTAATATATGACTATGAAGAAAACAAACTTTTTAAAAAAGATGGTTTAGAATTAAAATTTCTTTATTCGAGCAAAAATAGGAAAAACAATATTTTTTAATCCAGAAATACAAAAGACAATAGGTTACAATACAAGATTTAGAATATTATCTAAAAAATCTTAAAAAAATATATTAAGCACCTACAGAAAGTATCTAAGAATAAATAGAAGTATTCAAGTAGAAGAAGCTTTTGTAGTTTTAAAAAAATATAAAATTAAGAAAATTAAAAGTTCGAAGGGAAATAGTGTATTAAGAGAAATTTGTTTATTTTGTCTAGAATATAATTTAAATCGCTTGATACAAAGAGGAAAACTAATAAAAAAGTAAGAACACTTTATCCCTTAAAAACAGCATAAAAAATAAAAAAGAGGGATGTTTTTTGTGTTACCTAAAAATAAATAAGAAATGAAAAATTTAAAGAAATCAATAAAATGATTTCTATTTTTTATACCAAAATAAAAATGTTGCAAACTAATGATTAAAAATCATTAATTTGCAACAGCTCCTTCACTTTATTTTGTATAATCTTCTAATCTTTTATAGACCATAGTAGCCGCTACTTCCATTAATCTTTCTTTTATAACATCATCAGTTATATTTTCATAATAATTCGTAGCTATAAGAGTAGCAAATCCATGTGCATACATCCAACAATCTAAATAGAGATTTGTTTTAAATTCCTCATCTAAATTATCAAATCTATTATCCTTAGACATCTCTTCTTTTATTAAATCTCTAAACTCTCTAATTACTTCATTTCTCTTTCCTAAACTTTCTCTTAAAAATATAGCTTGAAAAAGCTCCTTCTGCTCTCTAGCAAAAATACATATTCCCATTCCTATATTCAAAAATATAAAATTTGTTCTCTCCTCCTTCACATATTCAAGAAAAAGTTTTTTAGCTTCATCTAATAATTCATGTTTTAGATTATCTATGGAATCATAAAAACTATATATAGGTGCAGGAGATGCCCCTAATGATTTTGCAAGGTTTCTAGCACTAATTCCATCTATCCCCTCAACTTTAAATACTTCAAAGGCAGTCTTATATACTTGTTCCTTCGTAAATATTGGTTTTTTTGGCATATGCTTTCCTCCTTAACAAATTCTATTAAAATCTCTTAGTATATGATACTCCAAAGGCAGTTATACTCTTATCATATGATGGATTAGGTACTGCTCCTTGATATTTAATATCATAATGTCCATTTTCTGAATCATAGAAGAAATGACATACTGTAAATACCCATTCAGTAGTTTCATCTGGATTATATTTTAATCCTGTTCCTAATGTTACAGAGTTTAGTGCATACTCTACATCATCATAAGAAGTAACCTTTGCTCCTGTATCTGCATAGTTAATACTTCCAAGTACAGCCCACTTAGGAGAAAATCTATACTCTGTTCCTAATGCTAATTCCCAACCATTATCATATTCTGCTTCTAATCCTTTTAATGGTACTCCACCTAGATTTCCACTTCCAGCTACTCTATCCATTTTAGCATCTTTATTAAAATAGTAGTTTCCAGATAAACCTACTATCCAATTATCTGTAACCTTATATGACATACCTGCTGCTAAAATAGCTGGTAAATCTCTCCTTATTTTAGTTCCAGGCATATATTCTGGATAGAAATTTCCAAATCCTAAATCTAAAATTCCAGGTATTACGACATTATTATAACTTCCTTTTGCCTCAAAATTTAATTTTACTCTACTATCATATCTCATAGATAAATTTAGTTTTTCATTAACTTGATAATTTGCTCCTAGTTGAAAACCATAACCCCAAGCTGTTCTCTCTGAATCTATATCAGCATGCAATTTCCCACTAAATTTTGCATCAATAAGTGCTTGTGTAGCTAGATCTGTACTTTTTAAATTTAAATCTCCTTTTAACTCTCTAATCCCATAAACTAATCTACCAGCTGCTGATAATGATAACTTATTATCTACTTTCCAAACTTTTCCTAAAGTAGTTTGAGCATAAAGATTTTTTCCCTCTGCTGATGAACCTGCATCTTTTAAATCTTTAATTGCTCCAACACCAGAAATAGAAATTCCACCCATTGCATTCACTATGTCAGGAATTACAGCTGTACCAGCTACACCATTATCATATTTAAGATCTCCTCCACCTGCTATTCCTCCAAATGTCCAATAAAGGGTGGAATCATCTTCTACTCTATACAAAGCAAAGTTAGGGATAGGTTGAAATAAGTCAGCCTTATACTCTTCCCCTTTATATTCCATTTTCTCATGTCCAACAGCTAATTGAGCTCCTATATGAACATAAATTCCCTTTTCTAAATTTATAATACCAGCTGGGTTATAATAAACAGAAGCATTGTTTATCATTCCATTTTGAGCTTGGTTTCCTAAATATTCTGTTGTATATGTTTGAATGTGGTCGATAGAAGCTCCATAAGCCACTGATGTCAATACAGTAGTTAGAGCTAATAATCCTAATCTTTTTTTCATTTTTCCTCCTACTATCTTTAATAACATATGTAATATATCATTTTTTCTTTAATATTTTATTAAATAAAGATTAAAATTTTTTAATTTTTTAGATAGTTTGAGAAATTAAACCTTTATTATAAGCATTTAAAAGTTTCTTTAAATCATTTACTTGAGTTTGTAGTTCTTTTCCTATATCTGTGTCTTTTACTCTTATTCTATTTACACTTGTATCCTCTATTAATCTTGTAGATGAGATAATATCTCTTCCCTCTTTTACAGCTTTTTCTACTGATTCAAAAGGTTCATGAGCTACTATTTTAAGTCCATAAGAGTTATATATAAGAGTATACCCAGCTATACCTGTTTCTTTTTGGTAAGCTTTAGAAAATCCCCCATCTATTATATACAACTTTCCATTAGCTTTTACAGGACTCTCTCCTTTAAGAGTCTTTACAGGTACATGTCCATTTATAATATGTGATATATTGGGATTTAATCCAAATTCTTCTAATATTTTTCTACAAATACTCTCTTCATTACAATAACTATAATATGGATTTTTTCTCTCTACATGTATACTCTTATCATCTATAAAATATCTTTCAAAAGTTTTCATAGCATCTTTACCAAAAAGTGGAGAATTTTTTCCACACCATAAATACCATAAAAAATCATTATAAAATATTTTCTTATCCTTTTTCTTCCTATAATAATAAGCTTCTCTTACAAGCTCCTCTATTTTATCTAAATATTTTTTTCCTTTTAATTTTTCTCCAAGAAGAGTAACTTCTCTTAGCTCCCCACCTTCATTAAGAGGAATACAACCATGATAAAGTAGATTAGAGTTATATTTTAGATAGACACTTCCATTAGTAAAGAAAAACTCTATATGTTTTTGTAATCTTTCACTATTTACAAAAAATCTCTCTAATTTTTCCATTACATCTTCCTCTTCCTTTGTAAGAAGATATGGGTTTTCTCTATCTATTGTAGGAAAGTTTCTATCGTTTAATTCATACTCCTTTCCCTCTACCTCTACTACTCCTCTATCAAAATCTATCTTATCTAAAAGCTGTCTATCCATCAAATCAAAATCTGGATTTCTTTTTGCCATCTCTCCTTCTACTTTAAATTGTATTATAGAGATAGCCTTATGTATTTGAGCCATCAAATGACTCTTTCTCTCTCCCTTAGGAATAAAGTTTTTACACTCATCATCTCCATAAGTTTCCATAGCAAAGGTAGCTAATGGAAGCATATTTATTCCATAAGCTTCCTCTAATATATCTGTATTGGAATATCTAGCACAAATTCTTACTACATTGGCAATACAAGCTCTATTTCCAAGCCCTGCTCCTATCCACAACATATCATGGTTACCCCATTGAATATCAGTGTTATGATGTTTCATAAGTGAATCCATAATTAAATGTGGACTACTTCCTCTATCATAAATATCTCCTATTATATGTAGTTTATCTATCATAAGTCTTTGTATCAAATCGGCTATTGCTTTTATAAACTCCTTAGCTCTTCCGATAGAGATGATAGTATCTATAATATTTTCTACATACTCTTTTCTATTTGGTAACTCTTTTCTTTCATAGATTAGCTCTTGTAATACATAAGCAAAATCTTGTGGCATAGCTTTTCTTACCTTTGAACTTGTATATTTAGAAGCTGTCATACTACATACCTCTATCATTCTATATATAGTGTTCTTTAGCCATTTATCTAAATTTTGCCCATTTTTCATTATATAATCTACCTTTTTAGTAGGATAATATATGACACTAGCTAACTCTTTTTTTTCATAATTACTTAGCTCATCTTTAAATATATCATTTATCTTCTCTTTTATAGTTCCAGAACCATTTTTTAACACATGATGAAAAGCGTCGTACTCACCATGTATATCTGTTAAGAAATGTTCTGTTCCCTTTGGCAAATTCAATATTGCTTGTAAGTTGATTATCTCTGTTGTAGTTTCAGAGATATTTCTAAATTTTGTAGATAACAGTTTTAAATATTTTAGCTCTAAATTCTCATCTCTATTACCCATATTCTCTCCTTAATTTCTGTATTTTATTATAAAAAGAAAACTAAGAATTGCTTCAAAACTCCACAATTCTTTAGTTTTCTTTATTTTCTATCTTCTATATTTTATATGACTTTGAGCTGCAGCAACTATAGCTACTAAAACTCTAAATGGAGAACAACTTACATAATCTAATCCTACTTGTTCAAAGAACTCTATACTCTTAGGGTCTCCACCATGCTCTCCACATACTCCCATCTCTATATGTGGATTTTTTCTTCCAAGTTCTACAGCTAGTTTTACTAATTTTCCTACTCCTCTTTCATCTATTGTTGCAAAAGGTTCAACTTTTAATATTCCATTCTCATAATACTCTGGCATAAATTTAACTGAGTCATCTCTTGAAAGTCCCATAGTAGTTTGAGTTAAGTCATTAGTTCCAAATGAGAAGAAATCCACCTCTGCTCCTATCTCATCAGCAAGTAAACAAGCTCTTGGAGTTTCCATCATAGTTCCTAGTTTATAATCTATTCTCATACCTTGCTCTTCAAATACCTTTTCTATCTCTGTAATTAGATTTTTCTTAATAAATAACAACTCTTTTGCTCCTATTATTAAAGGTATCATTATCTCAGGTTTAACATCTAATCCCTCTCTCTTACATTGTATTCCAGCTTCTATTATTGCTCTAGCTTGTACATTATATAATTCTGGACGAGTTACAGCAAGCCTACATCCTCTATGTCCTAACATAGGGTTTTCATCTTTTAGATTTCTTACTCTTCTCTCTATCTCTTCAAGAGATACTCCTAGAATTTCAGCCATCTTCTCTTTATCCTTTTGCTCTTTTGGTAAAAATTCATGTAAAGGTGGGTCAAGAAGTCTTACTATGACTACATCATTTTCTACTACTTTAAATATGTTATAGAAATCCTCTCTTTGTAATTGGTGCATCTTTTCTAAGGCTCTTGCTACCTCATCAGTATCATGGCTAAGTATCATACCTCTAATTGTCCAAATTTTATCTTTTTGGAAAAACATATGCTCAGTTCTACAAAGTCCTATTCCCTCAGCTCCAAATCCTTTTCCTAATTGAGCATCTGTTACTGTATCAGCATTCATTCTTATTCCTAATCTTTTTATCTCTTTACACCAACTTACAAACTCTTTTAAGTTATCATCAAATTGTGGCTTTGTAAGTCCTACTTTTCCAAGATAAATCTCTCCTGTATATCCACTTATTGAGATAAATTCTCCCTCTTTTACTGTATAACCATTGATTGTCATCTCTCTTCTTATATCATCTATCTTGATATCTCCACAACCTGTTACACAACATTTTCCCATACCTCTTGCCACAACAGCTCCGTGAGAAGTTGCTCCACCTTTTACTGTTACTATTCCTTGAGCTAAACTTATTCCTTTGATATCTTCTGGAGATGTTTCCTCTCTTACAAGTATAGTCATCTCTTTAGTGTGCACTCTTTCAGAAGCAAATACCACTCTACCAATAGCTACTCCAGCAGAACCAGCTAATCCTTTACCTAATAGTGTAGCATTTTTTAAAGCAGCTGGTTCAAAGTTTCCATGTAATAATTGTGGTAGTACAGCAGGATCTACTTTCATTATTGCTTCCTCTTTAGTTAAAAGTCCCTCTTTTACCATATCTACAGCAATTTTTATAGCTGCATATGGACTTCTCTTACCATTTCTTGTTTGTAATAAGAAAAGTTTTCCATCTTCGATAGTAAACTCTATATCTTGCATATCTTTATTATGCTTTTCCAATATGCAAGCTATTTTTACAAACTCTTCATATATATCTGGTAATTCCTCTCTTAATCTTTCAATTGCTTCTGGAGTTCTTATACCCGCTACTATATCTTCTCCTTGAGCTTTTAACAAATATTCACCAAAAATATTCTTTTCTCCAGTAGACGGATTTCTAGTAAAAGCAACTCCTGTTCCAGATTTTTCATTTAAATTACCAAATACCATCTCTTGAATAACAACTGCAGTTCCCATACTATCATCTATTCTATTTATTCTTCTATATACTTTTGCCCTTTCATTTTCCCAAGATTTAAATATAGAATTTATAGCCATAAATAGTTGCTCTTTAGCACTCTCTGGAAAAAATTCACCAGTTTCTTCCCAATACATAATCTTGGCTTTATTTATTAATTCCAAATTAGAAAGTCTTCCTTTTAATTTTTCTCTAAGTTTAAAAAATAATTCTTTTTCTACCCCCATTACTATTTCGGAAAACATTTGAATAAATCTAAAATACAAATCATATACAAAATCTTCATCTTTGAATATTTCTATCATCTTTTTAGCAGTCTCATCATTCATTCCTAAATTTAATATTGTATCCATCATTCCAGGCATAGATACAGGTGCTCCAGACCTTACTGAAACTAATAATGGATGTTCTCCCTCAAAACTTTTTCCAGTTAATTTCTCTAGTTTATCTATTTGTTCTAATATCTCTTTTTTTAATTCTGTACTTAAAACTCTTTCATTTTTATAGTATTCTTTACAAGCTTCAGTAGATATTATTATTCCTTCTGGAATAGGTAACCCTATACTTTTCATCTCTGATAAATTTCCACCTTTTCCTCCCAATAAATTTATCATGTTCTTATTTCCTTCTGCAAATAAATAAACTTTCTTCATTTTTCCTCCTTTTATTTAACAACATTTTCTAAAAATAATTTTGTTATATTAGTTTTTGTAAATCTTCCTACTAATTGATATATATTTTTTCCATTATCTTCTTTCAATCTTACTACAGGAAGGGAATCTACCTGATGTACTATTATCTTTTTTACTGCATCTACTATATCATCATTTTCTTCACAATATACTATATTTGGCATTCTCGTCATAACCACATTAATAGGGACCTTAGTTATATCTGTTTTCCCTATTGCAATTTTTAATAAA comes from Fusobacterium necrogenes and encodes:
- a CDS encoding MOSC domain-containing protein, whose translation is MAKIVAICISEKKGTQKVNVHEGVLIENFGLEGDAHAGNWHRQVSLLSKEKVTDFVTKGGNVIDGDFGENLIVEGMDCAKLPVGTRLKINDDIILEVTQIGKECHSHCAIYHAVGDCIMPREGIFTIVIKGGKVKEGDTIEII
- a CDS encoding ABC transporter ATP-binding protein — its product is MRLKKDISIKNVTKSYDGVQVLKNINLDIKDGEIFSILGPSGCGKTTLLRMIAGFTEPDGGAIYLGDEDITKLPPNKRNVNTIFQKYALFPHLTVYENVAFPLRLKKIDNATIDSEVKKFVKLVGLSEHINKMPNQLSGGQQQRVSIARALINKPGLLLLDEPLSALDAKLRQNLLIELDLIHEEVGITFIFITHDQQEALSISDRIAVMNKGEILQVGTPAEVYESPADSFVADFIGENNFFEGTVTEIMDKEFAKLYNEKLGSLVFEMDKPVKIGDKVRVSIRPEKIKLSKTMPKAVNENEKINVLKVYVNELIYSGFQSKYFVFLNNDKELTFKVFKQHAVYFDDNDEGAIWWDEEAYIAWDADDGFLVEVISGEEK
- a CDS encoding ABC transporter permease, whose amino-acid sequence is MVKKSKLGTYYTLPIALWLIVFFAIPMAIVLAYAFLKKGTYGGVEMELSLASFYIFTDKVFLTTLFKTVYISIMVTIFTVLLSIPTAYYMARSKYKKELLFLVIIPFWTNFLIRIYAWIAVLGNNGFLNNILLKLGIIDTPLQLLYNTGAVILISVYTSLPFAILPLYAVIEKFDFSLIEAARDLGATNREAFFKIFIPNIKPGIITAVLFTFIPALGSYAVPKLVGGTQATMLGNIIAQHLTVTRNWPLASTISAALIIVTSIAILLFMKLSNKETKLEVVAEDE
- a CDS encoding ABC transporter permease, whose protein sequence is MNKRRTSLFFFILSMLFFYIPLVILIVYSFNDGKSMVWKGFSLKWYRELFMYSDNIWKAFRYSVGIAIVSGLTSTIIGTLGAIGLQWYDFKGKKYLQTLTYVPLVIPEIILGVSLLILFATIKFELGLTTIFIAHTTFNIPFVLFIILSRLEEFDYSIVEAAYDLGATEWQALTKVIIPAILPGIISGFLIAVTLSFDDFVTTFFVAGPGSSTLPLRIYSMIRLGVSPVINALSVLLIGISIILTLSTKSLQKYLIK
- a CDS encoding peptidylprolyl isomerase — protein: MKRILKFLLTFILIFTAYSCTSLKDIARKQEAAKYNDIRATFITTQGDITFYLYPEAAPITVANFINLAQKGYYNNTKIHRAVENFVVQGGDPTGTGTGGPGYSIPDEYVDWLDFFQQGMLAMANAGPDTGGSQYFMTLYPAEWLNGKHTIFGEYVSDIDFERIKKLEVGDVIKEIKFTGDIDFFLSLHKDQIDEWNQILNTTYPGLKNYPVKPIEEYQGEALAYKEELTRIYTRQEEKKEEREWPIPRFIRAVERKIKGEDSTSSYEF
- a CDS encoding radical SAM protein — protein: MGIRYNKIKNKHPREIVLLKSFPCKYRKCNFCNYIEDNSLDENEIDRVNLKTLKKITGEFGVLEVINSGSVFELTSKTLTEIRKIVVEKKIKVLYFEIYYGYIKRLNEIREYFKETEVRFRMGLETFNNEYRIKKYNKNFSLNEKQLSEIAKEIYSVCLLICTQGQTEEMIKTDIELGLKYFKSITINIFVDNGTIIKRDTQLVKWFIKNYSFLTTNDRVELLIDNKDLGVFEQ
- a CDS encoding TetR family transcriptional regulator, whose amino-acid sequence is MPKKPIFTKEQVYKTAFEVFKVEGIDGISARNLAKSLGASPAPIYSFYDSIDNLKHELLDEAKKLFLEYVKEERTNFIFLNIGMGICIFAREQKELFQAIFLRESLGKRNEVIREFRDLIKEEMSKDNRFDNLDEEFKTNLYLDCWMYAHGFATLIATNYYENITDDVIKERLMEVAATMVYKRLEDYTK